A window of the Haloarcula litorea genome harbors these coding sequences:
- a CDS encoding ABC transporter ATP-binding protein yields the protein MLRTRGLTKDFGGLTAVDSVDFELGSELTSLIGPNGAGKTTFFNLLTGALEPTAGTVELRAGDGWTDITDAAPHETARRGVHRSYQVTNVFPNSSVLENVRIAEQASGSDSHAIWRNVDHFEKYTERAYAKLDRVGLTDRATDPASTLSHGAKRKLEVAIALAGDPSVLLLDEPNAGVSSESVDEVRDLVEDVAEDHAVLLVEHNMDIVMDVSDRVVVLHQGSVIADDDPEAVRADPDVQSAYLGGYEPGDLDDATADETAAEEGSA from the coding sequence ATGCTCAGAACGCGAGGACTGACGAAGGACTTCGGCGGGCTGACCGCCGTCGACAGCGTCGACTTCGAGCTCGGGTCGGAGCTGACGTCGCTCATCGGGCCCAACGGCGCGGGCAAGACGACGTTCTTCAACCTCCTGACCGGGGCGCTGGAGCCGACGGCTGGCACCGTCGAACTGCGAGCGGGCGACGGCTGGACGGACATCACCGACGCCGCGCCCCACGAGACGGCCCGGCGCGGGGTCCATCGCTCCTACCAGGTGACGAACGTCTTCCCGAACAGCAGCGTGCTGGAGAACGTCCGCATCGCGGAGCAGGCAAGCGGCAGCGACTCCCACGCGATCTGGCGCAACGTCGACCACTTCGAGAAGTACACCGAGCGCGCGTACGCGAAGCTCGACCGCGTCGGGCTGACCGACCGCGCGACGGACCCCGCGAGCACGCTCAGTCACGGGGCAAAGCGGAAGCTCGAGGTGGCCATCGCGCTCGCGGGCGACCCGTCGGTGCTCCTGCTGGACGAGCCGAACGCGGGCGTCTCATCCGAGAGCGTCGACGAGGTACGGGACCTCGTCGAGGACGTGGCCGAGGACCACGCGGTCCTGCTGGTCGAACACAACATGGACATCGTGATGGACGTCTCGGATCGCGTCGTCGTCCTCCACCAGGGCAGCGTCATCGCCGACGACGACCCCGAGGCGGTCCGGGCCGACCCGGACGTCCAGTCCGCCTACCTCGGCGGGTACGAGCCGGGCGACCTCGACGACGCGACGGCCGACGAGACGGCCGCCGAGGAGGGGTCCGCGTGA
- a CDS encoding ABC transporter ATP-binding protein: MSLLELEGVQTYYGDSHILEGVDLSVESGEVVALVGRNGVGKTTTLRSILQLTPPREGDIRYRDESLIGLETHEVAQRGLGWIPEDRRVFAQLTVEENLRVAVPESDDVQEGLQLAFESFPILEERRGQEAGTLSGGQQQMLAIARGLVGDNDLLLVDEPSEGLAPQIVADVAEALARASEAATVLLVEQNLPLALDLADRFYVVDNGRVVDEGDADAVSADDERLRRYLSA; encoded by the coding sequence GTGAGCCTGCTGGAACTGGAGGGGGTCCAGACCTACTACGGGGACAGCCACATCCTCGAGGGGGTGGACCTCTCCGTCGAGTCCGGCGAGGTGGTCGCGCTCGTGGGCCGCAACGGCGTCGGCAAGACGACGACGCTGCGCTCGATCCTCCAGCTGACCCCGCCACGTGAGGGGGACATCCGGTACAGGGACGAGTCGCTGATCGGCCTGGAGACCCACGAGGTCGCACAGCGCGGCCTCGGCTGGATCCCGGAGGACCGCCGGGTGTTCGCGCAGTTGACCGTCGAGGAGAACCTCCGCGTGGCGGTCCCGGAGAGCGACGACGTTCAGGAGGGGTTACAGCTCGCGTTCGAGTCGTTCCCCATCCTGGAGGAGCGCCGCGGCCAGGAGGCCGGGACGCTCTCGGGCGGGCAACAGCAGATGCTCGCCATCGCCCGGGGGCTGGTCGGCGACAACGACCTGTTGCTGGTGGACGAACCGAGCGAGGGACTCGCCCCGCAGATCGTCGCGGACGTGGCCGAGGCGCTGGCCCGCGCCAGCGAGGCCGCGACCGTGTTGCTGGTCGAGCAGAACCTCCCGCTGGCGCTGGACCTCGCCGATCGGTTCTACGTCGTCGACAACGGGCGGGTCGTCGACGAGGGCGACGCCGACGCGGTGTCGGCGGACGACGAACGGCTCAGGAGGTACCTCTCCGCATGA
- a CDS encoding branched-chain amino acid ABC transporter permease, translating to MIVETLLDFLTVSELGSVFFEGLAKASLYVLIASGLTLIFGLMGVLNFAHGSLTMVGAYLGGLVMVLTVTQASGTVARLAFFFLAILLVFGALTMLGGAIETTIIRPLYDRPPIYQILLTFGLTLVIDEIVRIVLSIYGMQPLSDWQAALATKPQFLREPAALGPIDVRWLAVFEILIGVLTVVATWAFLTKTRYGLYIRAGSEDTEMAAALGVDVRRVFTVVFALGIGLAGVAGTLLMWDKVWGASVPLAAETLLPAFIVVIVGGLGTFRGTVAASLVVGMTDAVMTWWFVNYIRFTGLPELMLFLVLVVTLIVRPQGLFGVEEVGGH from the coding sequence ATGATCGTCGAGACGCTGCTGGACTTCCTGACGGTCTCGGAGCTGGGGAGCGTCTTCTTCGAGGGGCTGGCGAAGGCGTCGCTGTACGTCCTGATCGCCAGCGGCCTGACGCTGATCTTCGGCCTGATGGGCGTGTTGAACTTCGCCCACGGGTCGCTGACGATGGTCGGGGCGTACCTCGGCGGCCTCGTGATGGTCCTGACGGTGACACAGGCAAGCGGGACCGTCGCGCGGCTGGCCTTCTTCTTCCTGGCCATCCTGCTCGTGTTCGGCGCGCTCACGATGCTGGGCGGGGCGATCGAGACGACGATCATCAGGCCGCTGTACGACCGCCCGCCGATCTACCAGATCCTGCTGACGTTCGGCCTGACGCTGGTGATCGACGAGATCGTCCGTATCGTCCTCTCGATCTACGGGATGCAGCCGCTCTCGGACTGGCAGGCGGCGCTTGCGACCAAGCCCCAGTTCCTCCGCGAACCGGCGGCGCTCGGTCCGATCGACGTACGCTGGCTCGCCGTCTTCGAGATCCTGATCGGCGTGCTGACCGTCGTGGCGACCTGGGCGTTCCTCACCAAGACGCGATACGGGCTCTACATCCGGGCCGGCAGCGAGGACACCGAGATGGCCGCCGCGCTCGGGGTCGACGTCCGGCGCGTGTTCACCGTCGTCTTCGCGCTCGGGATCGGGCTGGCCGGGGTCGCCGGGACGCTGCTGATGTGGGACAAGGTCTGGGGCGCGAGCGTCCCGCTCGCGGCCGAGACGCTGCTGCCCGCGTTCATCGTCGTCATCGTCGGCGGCCTCGGGACCTTCCGTGGGACCGTCGCCGCCTCGCTGGTCGTCGGGATGACCGACGCCGTGATGACGTGGTGGTTCGTGAACTACATCCGCTTTACCGGCCTGCCGGAACTGATGCTGTTCCTCGTGCTGGTCGTGACGCTCATCGTCAGACCACAGGGCCTGTTCGGCGTCGAGGAGGTGGGGGGCCATTAG
- a CDS encoding branched-chain amino acid ABC transporter permease produces the protein MPHVAVLALLAAYPALYHTLVETLTLYEAEVLLPSVDTMTSVLYFGLFAMSFDFISGYTGYLSFGHAAFYGTGAYTVILIANGAVPLLPTSTPFMVSLLVGGVFAVLLAIVIGLVSFRLSGVYFAMITLGFAQVLYVFVRGWDYVASNPRDGPSVGGTHPSGFDIGIPGVDPFNIGIGVLAGEEAALLGHTLSSTAVSYYMIGLVVLVCYFAMQRIIHSPFGRVMIAIRENEERAVAIGYNTYLYKLAAFAISGFFGAVAGGLFAGFRRSATPESSFYFLTTGDALLASIIGGFGTLAGPLYGWLFDETIREFLSKSGQGGGLLPYLRAGLGEETLATPVIGDMTLGGLVNTLLNGHASLYVGVVFVLFVLYVPDGLLGTVRQRVGGTLADVARARFRDQQPTPDRPGGDEE, from the coding sequence GTGCCCCACGTCGCCGTCCTCGCCCTGCTGGCGGCGTACCCCGCGCTCTACCACACGCTGGTCGAGACGTTGACGCTGTACGAGGCCGAGGTGCTGCTGCCCAGCGTCGACACGATGACATCGGTGCTGTACTTCGGCCTGTTCGCGATGTCGTTCGACTTCATCAGCGGCTACACCGGCTACCTCTCCTTTGGCCACGCGGCCTTCTACGGGACGGGCGCGTACACCGTCATCCTGATCGCCAACGGTGCCGTGCCGCTGTTGCCGACCAGCACGCCGTTCATGGTCTCGCTGCTGGTCGGCGGCGTGTTCGCGGTCCTGCTGGCGATCGTCATCGGACTCGTCTCCTTCCGGCTGTCCGGGGTCTACTTCGCGATGATCACGCTCGGGTTCGCACAGGTGCTGTACGTCTTCGTCCGGGGCTGGGACTACGTCGCGTCGAACCCCCGCGACGGCCCCTCGGTCGGCGGCACGCACCCGAGCGGGTTCGACATCGGCATCCCCGGCGTCGACCCGTTCAACATCGGCATCGGCGTGCTGGCCGGGGAGGAGGCGGCCCTGCTGGGCCACACGCTCAGCAGCACCGCCGTCTCCTACTACATGATCGGGCTGGTCGTCCTGGTCTGTTACTTCGCGATGCAGCGGATCATCCACTCCCCGTTCGGCCGCGTGATGATCGCCATCCGCGAGAACGAGGAGCGAGCGGTCGCCATCGGCTACAACACCTACCTCTACAAGCTGGCGGCGTTCGCCATCAGCGGCTTCTTCGGGGCCGTCGCCGGCGGCCTGTTCGCCGGGTTCCGGCGCTCGGCGACTCCGGAGAGCTCCTTCTACTTCCTGACGACCGGCGACGCGCTGCTGGCGAGCATCATCGGCGGGTTCGGCACGCTCGCCGGTCCGCTGTACGGGTGGCTGTTCGACGAGACGATCCGGGAGTTCCTCTCGAAGTCCGGCCAGGGCGGCGGCCTGCTCCCGTACCTCCGGGCCGGACTCGGCGAGGAGACGCTGGCGACGCCGGTGATCGGCGACATGACGCTGGGCGGGCTGGTCAACACGCTGCTGAACGGCCACGCCAGCCTCTACGTCGGCGTCGTCTTCGTCCTGTTCGTCCTCTACGTCCCGGACGGCCTCCTCGGGACCGTGCGCCAGCGCGTCGGCGGGACGCTCGCCGACGTCGCCCGCGCCCGGTTCCGGGACCAGCAGCCGACCCCCGACCGCCCCGGAGGTGACGAGGAGTGA
- a CDS encoding 3-oxoacyl-ACP synthase, with product MTVHVTGIGTYLPAETVTGAEVAERSGIPEEVVVEKMGLRRKHVCPPDDDHPSEMCVAAAEAALADAGPDDSALPADTLDAVRYHGSELKDHVVWNAAAAVAEELGAEGAGATESYALCAGQPVATREAKALLSADPGIDRLLLVAASREEDLVDYDDPDTSFMFNFGSGATAFVLERDAPERAVARVRESATLTDGSFAEDVIVPAGGTRRPPSRDTVDSGGHSLRVPDHEEMKRRLAAVSLPNFRQVADEALARSDHDRDDLDFAAITHMKRSFHETLCDDFGLAEDEQLYLDEFGHVQSCDQGIALDAVREDLSDGDVVLCLAAGTGYTWAATVLEWCT from the coding sequence GTGACCGTCCACGTCACCGGGATCGGGACCTACCTCCCCGCGGAGACGGTGACCGGCGCGGAGGTCGCCGAGCGCAGCGGCATCCCCGAGGAGGTCGTCGTCGAGAAGATGGGGCTCCGGCGGAAACACGTCTGCCCGCCCGACGACGACCACCCCTCCGAGATGTGCGTCGCCGCCGCGGAGGCGGCGCTGGCCGACGCCGGGCCCGACGACTCGGCCCTCCCCGCCGACACGCTCGACGCCGTCCGGTACCACGGCAGCGAGCTGAAAGACCACGTGGTCTGGAACGCCGCCGCGGCCGTCGCCGAGGAACTCGGGGCCGAGGGTGCCGGGGCCACCGAGAGTTACGCCCTCTGTGCCGGCCAGCCGGTCGCGACCCGCGAGGCCAAGGCGCTGCTTTCGGCCGACCCCGGGATCGACCGGCTCCTGCTCGTCGCCGCCAGCCGCGAGGAGGACCTGGTCGACTACGACGACCCGGACACGTCCTTCATGTTCAACTTCGGCAGCGGCGCGACGGCGTTCGTCCTCGAACGGGACGCGCCCGAGCGGGCCGTCGCCCGCGTCCGCGAGAGCGCGACACTGACCGACGGTAGCTTCGCCGAGGACGTGATCGTGCCCGCGGGCGGGACCCGCCGGCCGCCGAGCCGCGACACCGTCGACAGCGGCGGGCACTCGCTGCGGGTCCCGGACCACGAGGAGATGAAGCGCCGACTCGCCGCGGTGAGCCTGCCGAACTTCCGGCAGGTCGCCGACGAGGCGCTGGCGCGGTCGGACCACGACCGCGACGACCTCGACTTCGCAGCGATCACCCATATGAAGCGGTCGTTCCACGAGACGCTCTGTGACGACTTCGGACTCGCCGAGGACGAGCAGCTGTACCTCGACGAGTTCGGACACGTCCAGAGCTGTGACCAGGGGATCGCACTCGACGCCGTCCGCGAGGACCTGTCCGACGGCGACGTGGTCCTCTGTCTCGCCGCCGGCACCGGCTACACCTGGGCGGCGACGGTACTGGAGTGGTGTACCTGA
- a CDS encoding alpha/beta fold hydrolase, whose translation MPHAYNDDVRLAYEREGPADAETVVFVEGLGYGRWMWRWQRRAVRDDYDVVVWDNRGTGESDEPEGPYTMAQMAGDLAAVLDDAGVESAHVVGASMGGMIAQQFALDHGRADSLTLLCTSPGGPKEEPIPEETLERMYGVPDDVSDREAIRYKMAPAMTDAFWEANADLVERIVDWRLESDASERARQWQGAAVEAFDVHGRLGEIEVPALVLHGTDDRVVPFANGELLAEGLPDAEFVALEGAPHLLFVERSDEVNERLRGFLDDV comes from the coding sequence ATGCCACACGCCTACAACGACGACGTCCGACTCGCCTACGAGCGGGAGGGACCGGCCGACGCCGAGACCGTGGTGTTCGTCGAGGGACTCGGCTACGGCCGCTGGATGTGGCGCTGGCAGCGCCGCGCGGTCCGGGACGACTACGACGTCGTCGTCTGGGACAACCGCGGGACCGGCGAGTCGGACGAGCCCGAGGGACCGTACACGATGGCACAGATGGCCGGTGACCTCGCGGCCGTCCTCGACGACGCCGGCGTCGAGTCGGCCCACGTCGTCGGCGCGAGTATGGGCGGGATGATCGCCCAGCAGTTCGCGCTGGACCACGGCCGGGCCGACTCGCTGACGCTGCTGTGTACGTCCCCGGGCGGCCCCAAGGAGGAGCCGATCCCCGAGGAGACCCTCGAACGGATGTACGGGGTCCCCGACGACGTCAGTGACCGGGAGGCCATCCGCTACAAGATGGCCCCCGCGATGACCGACGCCTTCTGGGAGGCGAACGCGGACCTCGTCGAGCGCATCGTCGACTGGCGGCTGGAGAGCGACGCCAGCGAGCGCGCCCGTCAGTGGCAGGGGGCCGCCGTCGAGGCGTTCGACGTCCACGGCCGCCTCGGCGAGATCGAGGTGCCGGCGCTGGTCCTCCACGGGACCGACGACCGCGTGGTCCCGTTCGCCAACGGCGAGCTACTGGCCGAGGGGCTCCCGGACGCCGAGTTCGTCGCGCTGGAGGGCGCGCCACACCTGCTGTTCGTCGAGCGCAGCGACGAGGTCAACGAGCGCCTGCGGGGGTTCCTCGACGATGTCTGA
- a CDS encoding AMP-binding protein yields MSEFAGGPQAWVGAWSERRAALTPDREGLVDVTTGRRFTYADLDARANRTARLLYEHGVADGGRVAVVSRNRPAVVDLFFATGKTGGVLAPLSHRLAPPELGELLDRVEPELLVVETPFLDDVRAAVDAAGGVETTLLAVTTAEEGDDAVDESTYAAALPADDSPVETATVDTEDAHLLLHTGGSTGTPKETCITHRGVVWNSLNTITAWGLRDDDVAPMVFPMFHTGGWNVVTVPTWHMGGTVCIAREFDPGQLLRVVDDEGGSVLVAVPAVLRMMTEHDEWESTDLSTLRVAKSGGGPCRQAVMEAWWDRGVDLSQGYGLTECGPNNFAMPEEWPREKADSVGTPAMHVDARITDDGDAVERGSVGELELRSPHAAAGYLDDPAESEATFGDGWVSTGDLARVDEDGYYYIEGRKKDMFVSGGENVYPAEVEDAIAGHEAVAEVVVIPVDDAEWGQVGKAVVELTADADDLSLSSLRSFLDGRLARFKHPRHLAFVDEMPTSGPDKIDRQAVADEYGE; encoded by the coding sequence ATGTCTGAGTTCGCCGGCGGCCCCCAGGCGTGGGTCGGCGCGTGGAGCGAGCGCCGTGCGGCGCTGACGCCCGACCGCGAGGGGCTAGTCGACGTGACGACCGGGCGACGGTTCACCTACGCCGACCTCGACGCCCGCGCGAACCGCACTGCCCGACTGCTCTACGAGCACGGCGTCGCCGACGGCGGGCGGGTGGCCGTCGTCTCGCGCAACCGGCCCGCCGTCGTCGACCTGTTCTTCGCGACCGGCAAGACCGGCGGCGTCCTCGCCCCCCTCTCCCACCGGCTCGCACCGCCGGAGCTGGGCGAGCTACTCGACCGCGTGGAACCGGAGCTGCTCGTCGTCGAGACGCCGTTCCTCGACGACGTCCGTGCGGCGGTCGACGCGGCCGGCGGCGTGGAGACGACCCTGCTCGCGGTGACGACGGCGGAGGAGGGGGACGACGCCGTCGACGAGTCGACGTACGCGGCGGCGCTCCCGGCGGACGACTCGCCCGTCGAGACGGCGACGGTCGACACCGAGGACGCGCACCTCCTCTTGCACACCGGCGGGTCGACGGGGACGCCCAAGGAGACGTGCATCACCCACCGCGGCGTCGTCTGGAACTCCCTGAACACCATCACCGCGTGGGGCCTTCGGGACGACGACGTGGCTCCGATGGTGTTCCCGATGTTCCACACTGGCGGCTGGAACGTCGTCACCGTCCCGACGTGGCACATGGGCGGGACCGTCTGTATCGCCCGCGAGTTCGACCCCGGACAGCTGCTCCGGGTCGTCGATGACGAGGGCGGCTCGGTGCTCGTCGCCGTCCCGGCGGTCCTGCGGATGATGACCGAACACGACGAGTGGGAGTCGACCGACCTCTCGACGCTCCGGGTCGCCAAGTCCGGCGGCGGCCCGTGCCGCCAGGCCGTGATGGAGGCCTGGTGGGACCGCGGCGTCGACCTCTCGCAGGGCTACGGCCTCACCGAGTGTGGCCCGAACAACTTCGCGATGCCGGAGGAGTGGCCCCGCGAGAAGGCCGACTCGGTCGGCACCCCCGCGATGCACGTCGACGCTCGGATCACCGACGACGGCGACGCCGTCGAACGGGGGTCAGTCGGCGAGCTCGAACTCCGCTCGCCCCACGCGGCGGCCGGCTACCTCGACGACCCCGCGGAGAGCGAGGCCACGTTCGGCGACGGGTGGGTCTCGACCGGCGACCTCGCACGGGTCGACGAGGACGGCTACTACTACATCGAGGGGCGCAAGAAGGACATGTTCGTCAGCGGCGGCGAGAACGTCTACCCCGCCGAGGTCGAGGACGCGATCGCCGGCCACGAGGCCGTCGCCGAGGTCGTCGTGATCCCCGTCGACGACGCGGAGTGGGGCCAGGTCGGGAAGGCCGTCGTCGAACTGACGGCCGACGCCGACGACCTCTCGCTGTCGTCCCTGCGGTCGTTCCTCGACGGCCGGCTGGCGCGGTTCAAACACCCGCGTCACCTCGCGTTCGTCGACGAGATGCCGACCAGCGGCCCGGACAAGATCGACCGCCAGGCCGTCGCCGACGAGTACGGCGAGTGA
- a CDS encoding NmrA/HSCARG family protein has product MTETSVLVTGATGNQGGAVVDHLLAADTDFDVYGLTRNSDSDRAQALTDRGVTMVEGDLYEPESFREHVAAVDSVFAVTNFWTEGYDGQVEQGENLADVAAAEGVDQFVFSGVGSHERDTGVPHFDSAWEIEQHARDLDLPLTVLQPVFFYQNLEAFVESIVDDGTLALPLAEDVSLQMVDVDDVGHAAAVALASPDEFVGERYELAGDDKTLEETAALISEVSGQDVEARHVPIEDAYDEFGEEFTVMCEWFNEVGYDADVDALEETFGFEFADLETYLREHGWAEKDGMASTPGWVKAFS; this is encoded by the coding sequence ATGACAGAGACAAGCGTTCTCGTCACCGGCGCGACCGGCAACCAGGGCGGCGCAGTCGTCGACCACCTGCTAGCCGCCGACACGGACTTCGACGTGTACGGCCTCACGCGGAACTCCGACTCCGACCGAGCACAGGCGCTGACCGACCGCGGTGTCACGATGGTCGAGGGCGACCTCTACGAACCGGAGAGCTTCCGCGAGCACGTGGCGGCCGTCGACAGCGTGTTCGCCGTCACGAACTTCTGGACCGAGGGCTACGACGGCCAAGTCGAGCAGGGGGAGAACCTCGCGGACGTGGCCGCCGCGGAGGGCGTCGACCAGTTCGTCTTCAGCGGCGTCGGGAGCCACGAGCGAGACACCGGCGTCCCCCACTTCGACTCGGCGTGGGAGATCGAACAGCACGCCCGCGACCTCGACCTCCCGCTGACCGTCCTCCAGCCGGTGTTCTTCTACCAGAACCTCGAGGCGTTCGTCGAGAGCATCGTCGACGACGGGACGCTCGCGCTCCCGCTGGCCGAGGACGTCTCCCTCCAGATGGTCGACGTCGACGACGTGGGTCACGCCGCGGCCGTCGCGCTCGCGAGCCCGGACGAGTTCGTCGGCGAGCGCTACGAACTCGCGGGCGACGACAAGACGCTCGAAGAGACCGCCGCCCTCATCAGCGAGGTGTCCGGTCAGGACGTCGAGGCCCGTCACGTCCCCATCGAGGACGCCTACGACGAGTTCGGCGAGGAGTTCACCGTGATGTGCGAGTGGTTCAACGAGGTCGGGTACGACGCCGACGTCGACGCGCTCGAGGAGACGTTCGGCTTCGAGTTCGCCGACCTGGAGACGTACCTCCGCGAACACGGCTGGGCGGAGAAAGACGGGATGGCCTCGACCCCCGGCTGGGTCAAGGCGTTCTCGTAA
- a CDS encoding sodium-dependent transporter: protein MSDRSAWTSRVGFILAAVGSAVGLGNIWSFPFRTASNGGAAFLVVYLVAVFLIGFPAMMIEFVIGRRGEQNPVHAFDRIGHGNWSFVGGLGAFTSFVTLAFYSVVGGWVFSYIAGSATGAYFGDPAAYFGSVASGPIAIGAHALFMAVTVGIVALGVTDGIERATKFMIPGIFVLLIGLGVWAATLPGASAGYSYYLTPDFGTIVNNFGSIVPPAMGQAFFTLSLGFSVMIAYSSYLDRDDSLPADGGAIVVINTLVAVLAGFVVFPVLFATGGAEGATGGSGTAFVALAGAFGEVPGGQVLGLLFFVVLLFAALSSSISLLEVPVSFVTEQYGVSRAKGSLGMGTAVLLVGVPAALGTNYLTFYNDVVFNLLLPIVVFLLAAFTWFSGRDIVDELQRGTSLGETFPTVWLWWVRLVVPVAVAVTLYLGVKGLYTGLTNGTYF from the coding sequence ATGTCAGACAGAAGTGCCTGGACGAGTCGCGTCGGTTTCATCCTCGCCGCGGTCGGAAGCGCAGTCGGGCTCGGGAACATCTGGTCGTTCCCGTTCCGGACGGCGAGCAACGGCGGCGCGGCGTTCCTCGTCGTCTACCTCGTGGCCGTGTTCCTCATCGGGTTCCCGGCGATGATGATCGAGTTCGTCATCGGTCGTCGGGGCGAGCAGAACCCGGTCCACGCCTTCGACCGGATCGGCCACGGGAACTGGTCGTTCGTCGGCGGCCTGGGCGCGTTCACGTCGTTCGTGACACTCGCTTTCTACAGCGTCGTCGGCGGCTGGGTGTTCAGTTACATCGCCGGCAGCGCGACGGGCGCGTACTTCGGCGATCCAGCCGCGTACTTCGGATCGGTGGCGTCGGGACCGATCGCGATCGGCGCACACGCGCTGTTCATGGCCGTCACCGTCGGGATCGTCGCGCTCGGCGTCACGGACGGCATCGAGCGAGCGACGAAGTTCATGATCCCGGGGATCTTCGTCCTGCTGATCGGCCTGGGGGTCTGGGCGGCGACCCTCCCCGGAGCCTCGGCGGGCTACAGCTACTACCTCACGCCGGACTTCGGGACCATCGTGAACAACTTCGGTTCGATCGTCCCCCCGGCGATGGGGCAGGCCTTCTTCACGCTCTCGCTCGGGTTCAGCGTGATGATCGCCTACTCGTCGTATCTGGACCGTGACGACAGCCTCCCGGCCGACGGGGGCGCGATCGTCGTCATCAACACGCTCGTGGCCGTCCTCGCCGGGTTCGTCGTCTTCCCGGTCCTGTTCGCGACCGGCGGTGCCGAGGGTGCCACCGGCGGCTCGGGGACGGCCTTCGTCGCTCTCGCCGGGGCCTTCGGGGAGGTCCCCGGCGGACAGGTTCTGGGGCTGCTGTTCTTCGTCGTCTTGCTGTTCGCGGCGCTGTCGAGCTCCATCAGCCTCCTCGAGGTCCCCGTCTCGTTCGTCACCGAGCAGTACGGCGTCTCCCGCGCCAAGGGGTCGCTCGGGATGGGGACTGCCGTCCTCCTCGTGGGGGTCCCGGCGGCGCTGGGGACGAACTACCTGACGTTCTACAACGACGTCGTGTTCAACCTCCTGCTGCCGATCGTCGTCTTCCTGCTCGCCGCGTTCACGTGGTTCAGCGGCCGGGATATCGTGGACGAACTCCAGCGCGGGACGTCGCTGGGCGAGACCTTCCCCACCGTCTGGCTCTGGTGGGTCCGACTCGTCGTCCCGGTGGCCGTCGCCGTGACCCTCTATCTCGGCGTGAAGGGGCTGTACACGGGCCTGACGAACGGAACGTACTTCTGA
- a CDS encoding mandelate racemase/muconate lactonizing enzyme family protein, which yields MGHANDVDYADLHDPNAEYTMRELSSETMGVTAKRGGGRDVEITDVQTTMVDGNFPWTLVRIYTDAGVVGTGEAYWGAGVPELIERMKPFVVGENPLDIDRLYEHLIQKMSGEGSVEGVTVTAIAGIEVALHDLAGKILEVPAYQLLGGKYRDEMRVYCDCHTEEEADADACAEEARRVVDELGYDALKFDLDVPSGLEKDRANRHLRPGEIRHKAEIVEKVTEEVKDEADVAFDCHWTFSGGSGKRLAEAIEDYDVWWLEDPVPPENLDVQEEVTKSTNTPITVGENRYRVTEERRLIEDQAVDIIAPDMPKVGGMRETRKVADVANQYYIPVAMHNVSSPVATMASAHVGAAIPNSLAVEYHSYELGWWEDLVEEDVIEDGYIEIPEEPGLGLTLDLDAVEEHMVDGDTLFDEE from the coding sequence ATGGGACACGCGAACGACGTCGACTACGCCGATCTGCACGACCCCAACGCCGAGTACACGATGCGAGAGCTGTCCTCGGAGACGATGGGCGTCACGGCGAAACGCGGCGGTGGCCGCGACGTAGAGATCACCGACGTTCAGACGACGATGGTGGACGGGAACTTCCCGTGGACGCTGGTCCGCATCTACACCGACGCCGGCGTCGTCGGCACCGGCGAGGCCTACTGGGGCGCGGGCGTCCCGGAGCTCATCGAGCGGATGAAACCGTTCGTCGTCGGCGAGAACCCGCTGGACATCGACCGGCTCTACGAGCACCTGATCCAGAAGATGTCCGGCGAGGGCTCCGTCGAGGGCGTCACCGTCACCGCCATCGCCGGCATCGAGGTCGCGCTGCACGACCTCGCCGGCAAGATCCTGGAGGTGCCGGCCTACCAGCTGCTGGGTGGGAAGTACCGCGACGAGATGCGCGTCTACTGTGACTGTCACACCGAGGAGGAGGCCGACGCCGACGCCTGCGCCGAGGAGGCCCGCCGCGTCGTCGACGAGCTCGGCTACGACGCCCTGAAGTTCGACCTCGACGTGCCCAGCGGCCTGGAGAAAGACCGCGCGAACCGCCACCTCCGTCCGGGCGAGATCCGCCACAAGGCCGAGATCGTCGAGAAGGTCACCGAGGAGGTCAAAGACGAGGCCGACGTCGCCTTCGACTGTCACTGGACGTTCTCCGGTGGCTCCGGCAAGCGCCTCGCCGAGGCCATCGAGGACTACGACGTCTGGTGGCTGGAGGATCCGGTCCCGCCGGAGAACCTCGACGTCCAGGAGGAGGTCACGAAGTCCACGAACACGCCGATCACCGTCGGCGAGAACCGCTACCGCGTGACCGAGGAGCGCCGGCTCATCGAGGACCAGGCGGTCGACATCATCGCGCCGGACATGCCGAAGGTCGGCGGGATGCGCGAGACCCGGAAGGTCGCCGACGTGGCGAACCAGTACTACATCCCGGTCGCGATGCACAACGTCTCGTCCCCGGTCGCGACGATGGCCAGCGCCCACGTCGGGGCGGCCATCCCGAACTCGCTGGCCGTCGAGTACCACTCCTACGAGCTCGGCTGGTGGGAGGACCTCGTCGAGGAGGACGTCATCGAGGACGGCTACATCGAGATCCCCGAGGAGCCGGGGCTGGGTCTGACGCTGGACCTCGACGCCGTCGAGGAGCACATGGTCGACGGGGACACGTTGTTCGACGAGGAGTGA